CCTCTCCCCCAAATCCTCACAAATCACAGCGCCGCCGCACCCGATCTCCCAAGAAGGCAGCACCACCACCTGCGCCGATGGCCCGCACGAAACAGACGGCGCGCAAGTCCACCGGCGGCAAGGCGCCGAGGAAGCAGCTGGCGACCAAGGCTGCTCGCAAGTCGGCGCCGGCGACCGGCGGCGTGAAGAAGCCCCACCGCTTCAGGCCGGGAACCGTCGCCCTCCGTGAGATCCGCAAGTACCAGAAGAGCACGGAGCTGCTCATCCGCAAGCTCCCCTTCCAGCGCCTCGTCCGGGAGATCGCCCAGGACTTCAAGACCGACCTCCGCTTCCAGTCCTCCGCCGTCTCCGCGCTCCAGGATGCCGCCGAGGCGTACCTCGTCGGGCTGTTCGAGGACACCAACCTGTGCGCCATCCACGCCAAGCGCGTCACCATCATGCCCAAGGACATCCAGCTTGCACGCCGCATCCGCGGGGAGCGCGCCTAGGTTCCGGTAATACTGGGTGGTAGCTGTTCTTGTCTTGTGATCTGGGTGTGTGTCGGGTGCTTCTGTTTCTTGGTGTTGATATGATGTGTCATCTGGTCCTATGTATCACGATGCTCGAATGAAATTGCAAGGGAAGAGTTCAGTTATCATCTGATGCTAATTTTGCTCTCCAATGCCACTGTTCGCTATTTCATTGCTCTATGATTCTGCTACGTGTTCTTGTCTCATGTAGCATTGTGTTGCAGTGATTATTTGACAATGCATGATGCAGTGCCCCATGGGTGTTGTGATTTTGCTGGCGTGCCCTGTTATTTTTTTGTGGTGGCTGTGTTATTCTGTTTTTTACATGTTTGTACAGGGATTTGGTGAACTCATTTTGGCTTTCTACCCTGCTCGATGTGAGTCTGAATTATGGTTGGGTTGGTTGATGTGGATTAACTGAAGGTGAAGTGGCGACATGTGATGTGATTCTGAATTATGTGTTGTCTGCTAGTACTAAATTTGCAATGATATCTCCATTTCTCAGATCTTGTTTTAAGTCCTGTGCTTGGATGTTATGTTTGGTGAATGATATCATCCTGGGAATGATTCTTGTGCTGGAGTTTTTCTGGTTGTGGTTGTTCATTGTTCATGTATTGATGATGATTCTTGTGCATCAGAATTTTTCAGTGGACAATTACAGCAGACTACAATTTTGTTGTCTGATCCTTTCAGTACCGTCCATTTTTTAAGATAAGTACCATCCATTTAATCTAACAAGTTCACAACATATAGCGCATTGTAAGAGTATATAACAGAACGCACTTTAAGGCTATTATTTTCTGTATCATTTATGCATAGCTGTTAACTGACAGAAATGTGTAATTTAGTGTCAGCAATACTGTCTCATGTTTTAACTGGAAAGCAACACTGTCTCCGACTAGATCAGCCCATGAGGGAAAGTTTCGAAAGAACGGAAGGTGAATGAGTATGAATCACTCATCACTGCAGATGCTATGATATTTTTTGCAGCTTTCGGTGGCATGGATTCCATCCCAGCTCACATAGTTCTGTGGGTCTCCGCAGGCCGTCGCACTTGCAATGTTGCCGTTTACAATCTTGCTGGTCCATCTGGGATAAAATTGTGAGGTCCATCATCATATCCGCAGCAAGCCTTGGTCCCATATTTCAGCCCTGAAATCATCACCCACCAGTTTCAGACTTTCAGTAGTACTGACAGTTGTAATTTCAGATAGAACTATGAACTAAacctactctctctctctctcttttcttttttcgAAAAGAACTAAACCTACTCACGTATCGCGATGGTAGCAAGCATTCGAGAGAATGCTTACCACGAGCTTCTGGATGCCTGAACAGCTCGAGCATAACGGAATATTTGTCAATGTACATGATCGACACATTGTGCAGCGTCTTCCTATCCTCAGCCAAGCTGTTGTTCAGCAGTTCATTGTAGTACACAACAGTGCTACTGTAACTTGTCATGCAGCCACACTCATCCAGATCATGGCTACTACGGAAGCTCTACGAGCCATGTTGAACACCATGAAGTTGCGAGCCCCAATGCTGTACAAGTCCTGCAAATGGTTGGGCAGGTGCTACACATGATGCAGTTTGGCCAATTATTTTGATCATTTGATGTTATACCAACCACCATTTGTGCTACTCCAAATTACCCCAATAGTCCCCGAGATCTGGCTGATAGCTGAAGGAAGCGTTTGTTTGACACTCTCGATGCTCTGCGATGCAAGGTTGAAGGTAAAATCATTCTGACCAATGTCGATCGTGTACAGAGAGTTCCTGAAAATGTAAGTCTGGGGGAAGTTCCCCTGAATTCAAGCGAACGACCAGTCTCTGTTTTAGCTGTAAAATTCAGACCATGTACTGTTTTTTTTCTGGTCAGGAGATCCTTTTACCACTCGTGCCACCAGGGGCGATCACTCTGTCGCTGACCATCTACTGTATACGCATCTCCAACCAATGATGTAAAAGTTACTGCCCAAAAATGGTTTTAGGGCAGGAGAGAGACGTTTCGGGGCACCATAGTTTTTTCTGTTGTAACAGATGATGTAAAACTGGTGCTTAAAAAATAAAGAACCAAATGAAACACAACAATCTGACGGCAGGGAGGAACTCGGTGGGGAAGGCGGAATCCGGCGGCAGTGATGTTCGGGGACGGTGGCCGGAGCTCTGGGATGACGACGAGGTGCTCAGGGATGACAATGTGGTGCTCGGGGATGGTGGTACGTGTGTTGAGGAGAACAATAGGATAGGACGGTGTGTTGCGAGCTCGGCAGGGACGGGCGTCGTAGGCCGTGGAGGAGGTCACCGAGGGGCGGGATGCGCCATCGGGGTTCATAGTGGCCGGCGGAGTGATGGCGGCAGGGGAGGGGGGACCAGGGGAGACCCCCCAACAATCG
This sequence is a window from Aegilops tauschii subsp. strangulata cultivar AL8/78 chromosome 7, Aet v6.0, whole genome shotgun sequence. Protein-coding genes within it:
- the LOC109754410 gene encoding histone H3.2-like, giving the protein MARTKQTARKSTGGKAPRKQLATKAARKSAPATGGVKKPHRFRPGTVALREIRKYQKSTELLIRKLPFQRLVREIAQDFKTDLRFQSSAVSALQDAAEAYLVGLFEDTNLCAIHAKRVTIMPKDIQLARRIRGERA